From the Micromonospora sediminicola genome, one window contains:
- a CDS encoding ABC transporter permease, with product MGSVTATVGPPTDAHVTPWFRTFGAIVAAGFRRYATYRQAAVAGVVTNTVFGFLRCYIFLAATGAAGTVAGYDRAQLATFVWAGQGLLAVIAIWGWTDLADRIRTGEVAADLLRPVHPVTSYLAIDLGRAGFAALARLVPPLVVGPLFFAVYLPRHWATVPLFLLSTLLAVVVCFGCRYLVNATAYWLQDVRGPMILWTLGSGVLAGLYFPLGFLPGWLEAALRYATPFPSILQVPLDVLVEREPMSTGLGLVGLQLVWAVLLLALCRLVQRRAERRLVVQGG from the coding sequence GTGGGCTCGGTCACCGCCACTGTGGGACCACCCACGGACGCACACGTTACCCCATGGTTTCGGACATTCGGCGCGATAGTGGCGGCCGGCTTCCGCCGGTACGCGACCTATCGCCAGGCCGCGGTGGCGGGCGTCGTCACCAACACCGTGTTCGGCTTCCTGCGCTGCTACATCTTCCTCGCCGCGACCGGCGCGGCCGGCACCGTGGCCGGTTACGACCGGGCGCAGCTCGCCACGTTCGTCTGGGCCGGGCAGGGTCTGCTGGCGGTGATCGCCATCTGGGGGTGGACCGATCTGGCCGACCGGATCCGCACCGGCGAGGTGGCCGCCGACCTGCTGCGGCCGGTGCACCCGGTGACCAGCTACCTCGCGATCGACCTCGGCCGGGCCGGGTTCGCCGCGCTGGCCCGGCTGGTGCCGCCGCTGGTGGTCGGCCCGCTCTTCTTCGCCGTCTACCTGCCCCGGCACTGGGCCACCGTGCCGTTGTTCCTGCTCTCCACGCTGCTCGCCGTGGTGGTCTGCTTCGGCTGCCGCTACCTGGTCAACGCCACCGCCTACTGGCTCCAGGACGTCCGCGGTCCGATGATCCTCTGGACGCTCGGCTCGGGCGTGCTGGCCGGGCTCTACTTCCCGCTGGGCTTCCTCCCCGGCTGGCTGGAGGCGGCCCTGCGGTACGCCACCCCGTTCCCCAGCATCCTGCAGGTTCCGCTGGACGTCCTGGTCGAGCGCGAGCCGATGTCGACCGGTCTCGGCCTGGTCGGGCTGCAACTGGTCTGGGCGGTGCTGCTGCTGGCGCTCTGCCGGCTGGTCCAGCGCCGTGCCGAGCGCCGCCTGGTGGTGCAGGGTGGCTGA
- a CDS encoding ABC transporter permease — protein sequence MAEAGAGGALRAYRALLGAQARSQAAYRTSFVVDLVGNLGATVFDVVTVLVIFGVTRELGGFTLRETLVVVGLSSCGFAAADLLVGNIERLPRYVRTGLFDAVLVRPLAALPQLLLMDLPLRKVSRAVFGLAVLLYALASAGIDWTPGRVALAVVAPPAAVVFFASVFVTTATVSFYWVDSGEMANSVTYGGRDFTSYPVTVYGGWFRALFAYGMGFAFVSYHPALALLGRADPLGLPPWVGWASPGVALVAAAVAALAWRVGIRHYRSTGS from the coding sequence GTGGCTGAGGCTGGCGCCGGAGGCGCGCTGCGGGCGTACCGGGCGCTGCTCGGGGCGCAGGCCCGCTCGCAGGCCGCCTACCGCACCTCGTTCGTGGTGGACCTGGTCGGCAACCTGGGTGCGACCGTGTTCGACGTGGTCACCGTCCTGGTGATCTTCGGGGTGACCCGTGAGCTGGGCGGGTTCACGCTGCGCGAGACGCTCGTCGTGGTCGGGCTGTCGTCGTGCGGCTTCGCCGCCGCCGACCTGCTGGTCGGCAACATCGAACGGCTGCCCCGGTACGTCCGCACCGGCCTGTTCGACGCCGTGCTGGTCCGCCCGCTCGCGGCGTTGCCCCAGCTGCTGCTGATGGACCTGCCGCTGCGCAAGGTGTCCCGGGCCGTGTTCGGGCTGGCCGTGCTGCTGTACGCGCTCGCCTCGGCGGGGATCGACTGGACCCCGGGCCGGGTGGCGCTGGCCGTGGTCGCCCCGCCGGCCGCTGTGGTGTTCTTCGCGTCGGTCTTCGTCACCACCGCCACGGTGTCGTTCTACTGGGTCGACTCGGGGGAGATGGCCAACTCGGTGACCTACGGGGGGCGCGACTTCACCTCGTACCCGGTCACCGTCTACGGCGGCTGGTTCCGCGCGCTGTTCGCGTACGGGATGGGGTTCGCCTTCGTAAGTTACCACCCGGCGCTGGCGCTGCTCGGCCGCGCCGACCCGCTCGGCCTGCCGCCCTGGGTGGGGTGGGCCTCGCCGGGCGTCGCGCTGGTCGCGGCGGCGGTCGCCGCCCTGGCCTGGCGGGTCGGGATCCGTCACTACCGGAGTACGGGGTCATGA
- a CDS encoding ABC transporter ATP-binding protein, with translation MNVIETDGLRKEFTVRVRAGALRRERRTVTAVDGVDLRVERGEMLGYIGPNGAGKSTTLKMLTGVLMPSAGHARVCGLRPVADRTRLALRIGVVFGQRSQLWWDLPLRDSFDLLRHVYRVPAAAHAARLARCRDLLDLDAFLDTPVRQLSLGQRMRGELTAALLHGPEVLFLDEPTIGLDVVSKQAVRGFLAELGRAGDITLVLTTHDLADIERLCRRLVVIDHGRVVHDGSIAELHRRYGSRRMVVAELDAALPEPPALPGAPVHRVEADGRRLVFALEAASVAEVVAGLAGLATLRDISIVEPDIEEVVARLYRSERKGPLLTPGV, from the coding sequence ATGAACGTCATCGAGACGGACGGGCTGCGCAAGGAGTTCACGGTCCGGGTCAGGGCCGGGGCGCTGCGCCGCGAGAGGCGGACGGTGACCGCTGTCGACGGGGTCGACCTGCGGGTGGAGCGCGGCGAGATGCTCGGCTACATCGGGCCCAACGGCGCCGGGAAGTCGACCACGCTGAAGATGCTGACCGGGGTGCTGATGCCGTCGGCGGGCCACGCCCGGGTCTGCGGGCTGCGGCCGGTGGCCGACCGGACCCGGTTGGCGTTGCGTATCGGGGTGGTGTTCGGGCAGCGCTCGCAGCTCTGGTGGGACCTGCCGCTGCGGGACTCGTTCGACCTGCTGCGGCACGTCTACCGGGTACCGGCCGCCGCGCACGCCGCCCGGCTGGCCCGCTGCCGGGACCTGCTCGACCTGGACGCGTTCCTGGACACCCCGGTCCGGCAGCTCTCCCTCGGCCAACGGATGCGCGGCGAGCTGACCGCCGCGCTGCTGCACGGCCCGGAGGTGCTCTTCCTGGACGAGCCCACCATCGGGCTGGACGTGGTGAGCAAGCAGGCGGTCCGCGGCTTCCTGGCCGAGCTGGGCCGGGCCGGCGACATCACACTGGTGCTCACCACGCACGACCTGGCCGACATCGAACGGCTCTGCCGTCGGCTGGTCGTGATCGACCACGGGCGGGTGGTGCACGACGGCTCGATCGCCGAGCTGCACCGCCGGTACGGGTCGCGCCGGATGGTGGTCGCCGAACTGGACGCCGCGCTGCCGGAGCCGCCGGCGCTGCCCGGCGCGCCGGTGCACCGGGTGGAGGCGGACGGCCGGCGGCTGGTCTTCGCGCTGGAGGCGGCGAGCGTGGCGGAGGTGGTGGCGGGGCTCGCCGGCCTGGCCACGTTGCGGGACATCTCGATCGTCGAGCCGGACATCGAGGAGGTCGTCGCCCGGCTCTACCGCAGTGAAAGGAAGGGCCCCCTCTTAACGCCTGGCGTATAG
- a CDS encoding DUF3043 domain-containing protein, with product MPSLFRRKSADLVEESVTPVTTDEESSARPRGYTPSKKELGQTTPKRPAAGRRPAAPARALTKEEAREQRRAARAEAAAEFRREGGPRDRGPERLLARNVVDSRRTVGTWFFGGALIVLVGSNQAMPPQVRLVSNLLWGALALGVLIDSVLIARKIKKLVRERFPKSTEKLGSLYFYAIMRSITFRKMRAPAPRVDIGDKV from the coding sequence GTGCCGTCGTTGTTTCGTCGCAAGTCAGCCGACCTCGTCGAGGAGTCCGTCACCCCGGTGACGACCGACGAGGAGTCCTCCGCCCGTCCCCGGGGCTACACGCCCAGCAAGAAGGAACTCGGGCAGACCACTCCGAAGCGCCCCGCCGCCGGTCGCCGTCCGGCCGCCCCGGCCCGCGCGCTGACCAAGGAGGAGGCCCGGGAGCAGCGCCGCGCGGCGCGCGCCGAGGCCGCGGCCGAGTTCCGTCGCGAGGGTGGCCCGCGCGACCGGGGCCCGGAGCGGCTGCTGGCCCGCAACGTGGTCGACTCCCGGCGTACGGTCGGCACCTGGTTCTTCGGCGGCGCGCTGATCGTGCTGGTCGGCTCCAACCAGGCCATGCCGCCGCAGGTGCGACTGGTGTCGAACCTGCTCTGGGGCGCGCTGGCCCTCGGCGTGCTGATCGACTCCGTGCTGATCGCCCGGAAGATCAAGAAGCTGGTCCGCGAGCGCTTCCCGAAGAGCACCGAGAAGCTGGGGTCGCTCTACTTCTACGCGATCATGCGGTCGATCACGTTCCGCAAGATGCGCGCCCCCGCCCCCCGGGTCGACATCGGCGACAAGGTCTGA
- the murA gene encoding UDP-N-acetylglucosamine 1-carboxyvinyltransferase, giving the protein MTDDVLVVHGGTPLEGRIRVRGAKNLVSKAMVAALLGDTPSRLFDVPRIRDVEVVRGLLGLHGVKVTDGTEDGELVFDPSNVESASTDQINVHAGSSRIPILFCGPLLHRLGHAFIPDLGGCHIGPRPIDFHLQALREFGATVEKTPEGLHLSAPNGLHGTKFALPYPSVGATEQVLLTAVMAEGVTELRNAAVEPEIIDLICILQKMGAIIKVHTDRVIEIQGVKKLHGYTHRPIPDRIEAASWAAAALATRGHVEVLGAQQADMMTFLNIFRSVGGEYEVTDARPPKLGDPGQEGGIRFWHPGGELNAVALETDVHPGFMTDWQQPLVVALTQARGLSIVHETVYEQRLGYTEALNTMGANIQVYRDCLGGTPCRFGRRNFKHSAVIAGPSKLHAADLVIPDLRAGFSHLIAALAAEGTSRVYGVDLINRGYEDFEAKLADLGAHVERP; this is encoded by the coding sequence TTGACCGACGACGTCCTGGTCGTACACGGAGGCACTCCGCTCGAAGGGCGGATCCGCGTGCGCGGCGCGAAGAACCTCGTGTCCAAGGCGATGGTCGCCGCCCTGCTCGGCGACACACCCAGCCGACTGTTCGACGTGCCGCGGATCCGCGACGTCGAGGTGGTCCGCGGGCTGCTCGGCCTGCACGGGGTGAAGGTGACCGACGGCACCGAGGACGGCGAGCTGGTCTTCGACCCGTCCAACGTCGAGAGCGCCAGCACCGACCAGATCAACGTGCACGCCGGGTCCAGCCGGATCCCGATCCTGTTCTGCGGCCCGCTGCTGCACCGCCTCGGCCACGCGTTCATCCCCGACCTGGGCGGCTGCCACATCGGCCCCCGCCCGATCGACTTCCACCTCCAGGCGCTGCGCGAGTTCGGCGCCACGGTCGAGAAGACCCCCGAGGGACTGCACCTGTCCGCGCCCAACGGGCTGCACGGCACCAAGTTCGCCCTGCCGTACCCGAGCGTGGGGGCCACCGAGCAGGTGCTGCTCACCGCCGTGATGGCCGAGGGCGTCACCGAGCTGCGCAACGCGGCGGTCGAGCCCGAGATCATCGACCTGATCTGCATCCTGCAGAAGATGGGCGCGATCATCAAGGTCCACACCGACCGGGTGATCGAGATCCAGGGCGTCAAGAAGCTGCACGGCTACACCCACCGGCCGATCCCGGACCGGATCGAGGCGGCCAGCTGGGCGGCGGCGGCGCTGGCGACCCGGGGCCACGTCGAGGTCCTCGGCGCGCAGCAGGCCGACATGATGACCTTCCTGAACATCTTCCGGTCGGTCGGCGGCGAGTACGAGGTCACCGACGCCCGGCCGCCGAAGCTCGGCGACCCGGGCCAGGAGGGCGGCATCCGGTTCTGGCACCCGGGCGGCGAGCTGAACGCGGTCGCGCTGGAGACCGACGTGCACCCCGGCTTCATGACCGACTGGCAGCAGCCGCTGGTGGTCGCGCTCACCCAGGCCCGGGGCCTGTCGATCGTCCACGAGACGGTCTACGAGCAGCGGCTCGGCTACACCGAGGCGCTGAACACGATGGGCGCCAACATCCAGGTCTACCGGGACTGCCTCGGCGGCACCCCGTGCCGCTTCGGCCGGCGCAACTTCAAGCACTCCGCGGTGATCGCCGGCCCGAGCAAGCTGCACGCGGCCGACCTGGTCATCCCGGACCTGCGGGCCGGCTTCAGCCACCTCATCGCGGCGCTGGCCGCCGAGGGCACCTCCAGGGTGTACGGCGTCGACCTGATCAACCGCGGCTACGAGGACTTCGAGGCCAAGCTGGCCGACCTCGGCGCGCACGTCGAGCGCCCCTGA
- the nadA gene encoding quinolinate synthase NadA — MTSTWVEPSNTATALLLLGRGSDPATERGVECPGDLPAPSDPDLVARAAAAKAALGTKVFVLGHHYQRDEVIQFADVTGDSFKLAREAAARPDAEYIVFCGVHFMAESADILTSDAQKVILPDLAAGCSMADMAVLTQVEAAWDTLTDLGVAADTVPVTYMNSSADIKGFVGRNGGVVCTSSNAKRALDWAFEQGRKVLFLPDQHLGRNTAVLEMGFSLDDCVLYDPHKPGGGLTPEQVRDAKMILWRGHCSVHGRFTLDSVNDVRARVPGVNVLVHPECRHEVVTAADLVGSTEFIISTIEAAPAGSAWAVGTELNLVRRLALAHPDKQIMFLDRAVCYCSTMNRIDLPHLVWALEELVAGRVVNQITVDPDTARHARTALDQMLALPGV, encoded by the coding sequence GTGACTTCGACCTGGGTTGAGCCCTCCAACACCGCCACTGCGCTGCTGCTCCTCGGCCGCGGCAGCGACCCCGCCACCGAGCGTGGCGTGGAGTGTCCGGGTGACCTCCCCGCGCCGAGCGACCCCGACCTGGTGGCCCGCGCGGCGGCGGCGAAGGCCGCGCTCGGCACGAAGGTGTTCGTGCTGGGCCACCACTACCAGCGCGACGAGGTGATCCAGTTCGCCGACGTGACCGGCGACTCGTTCAAGCTGGCCCGGGAGGCCGCGGCCCGGCCCGACGCGGAGTACATCGTCTTCTGCGGTGTGCACTTCATGGCCGAGAGCGCCGACATCCTCACCTCGGACGCGCAGAAGGTGATCCTGCCCGACCTGGCCGCCGGCTGCTCGATGGCGGACATGGCGGTGCTGACGCAGGTCGAGGCCGCCTGGGACACGCTGACCGACCTGGGTGTCGCCGCCGACACGGTCCCGGTGACCTACATGAACTCCTCGGCCGACATCAAGGGTTTCGTCGGCCGCAACGGCGGCGTGGTGTGCACCTCGTCCAACGCCAAGCGCGCCCTGGACTGGGCGTTCGAGCAGGGCCGCAAGGTGCTGTTCCTGCCCGACCAGCACCTGGGCCGCAACACGGCGGTGCTGGAGATGGGCTTCTCGCTGGACGACTGCGTGCTCTACGACCCGCACAAGCCGGGCGGCGGGCTGACCCCGGAGCAGGTGCGCGACGCGAAGATGATCCTGTGGCGCGGGCACTGCTCGGTGCACGGCCGCTTCACGCTGGACAGCGTGAACGACGTGCGGGCCCGGGTGCCCGGCGTCAACGTGCTGGTGCACCCGGAGTGCCGGCACGAGGTCGTCACCGCCGCCGACCTGGTGGGCTCGACCGAGTTCATCATCTCCACGATCGAGGCGGCCCCGGCCGGCTCGGCGTGGGCGGTGGGCACGGAGCTGAACCTGGTCCGCCGGCTCGCGCTGGCCCACCCGGACAAGCAGATCATGTTCCTCGACCGGGCGGTCTGCTACTGCTCGACGATGAACCGGATCGACCTGCCGCACCTGGTCTGGGCGCTGGAGGAGCTGGTCGCGGGCCGCGTGGTCAACCAGATCACCGTCGACCCCGACACCGCCCGACACGCCCGGACGGCGCTGGACCAGATGCTCGCCCTGCCGGGGGTCTGA
- a CDS encoding glycerate kinase family protein yields the protein MWPATLLGMRVLICPDKFAGTLPAPEVAAAVAEGWRSVAPDDELLLRPLADGGPGCVAVLAEALGGRRLPVPTVDPLGRPAAGEILLTDDGVAYLESAQACGLHLLSPAERDPKATTSYGLGLLVAAAVEAGARTVVVGLGGSATNDGGAGMLVPLGVTALDGAGRALPYGGAALAAVAGLDGAPRLRGAALVAATDVDNPLLGLHGASSVFGPQKGATRADVLLLDAALERWADVLVERLPDCPSGLGALPGGGAAGGLGAAVLALGGRCESGIGLVTRAVDLDSALDTADLVVTGEGSFDHQSLRGKVVAGVAGAARDRGVPCVVLAGRVSTGRREAAAAGVTEAHSLVEHFGGEERGGVAAAMERPAEGLRALGARLAGQWSR from the coding sequence ATGTGGCCTGCCACACTGCTCGGCATGCGCGTGCTGATCTGCCCGGACAAGTTCGCCGGCACGCTGCCGGCCCCGGAGGTCGCCGCCGCGGTGGCCGAGGGCTGGCGGAGCGTCGCCCCCGACGACGAACTGCTGCTGCGACCCCTCGCCGACGGCGGGCCCGGGTGCGTCGCCGTGCTCGCCGAGGCGCTCGGGGGACGCCGGCTGCCAGTGCCCACGGTCGACCCGCTGGGCCGCCCGGCCGCCGGTGAGATCCTGCTCACCGACGACGGCGTGGCCTACCTGGAGAGCGCGCAGGCGTGCGGCCTGCACCTGCTGTCGCCCGCCGAGCGCGACCCCAAGGCCACCACCTCGTACGGGCTGGGCCTGCTCGTCGCCGCCGCGGTCGAGGCGGGCGCCCGGACCGTGGTGGTCGGGCTGGGCGGGTCGGCCACCAACGACGGGGGCGCCGGCATGCTCGTCCCGCTCGGCGTGACAGCGCTCGACGGGGCCGGCCGGGCCCTCCCGTACGGCGGCGCGGCGCTCGCGGCCGTGGCCGGGCTCGACGGCGCTCCCCGACTGCGCGGCGCGGCGCTGGTCGCCGCCACCGACGTGGACAACCCGCTGCTCGGGCTGCACGGCGCGAGCAGCGTCTTCGGGCCGCAGAAGGGCGCCACCCGGGCGGACGTGCTGCTGCTCGACGCCGCGCTGGAGCGCTGGGCCGACGTGCTGGTCGAGCGGCTGCCCGACTGCCCGTCCGGGCTCGGCGCGCTGCCCGGCGGCGGCGCGGCCGGCGGACTCGGCGCGGCGGTGCTGGCACTGGGCGGCCGGTGTGAGTCGGGCATCGGGCTGGTCACCCGGGCGGTCGACCTGGACAGCGCGCTGGACACCGCCGACCTGGTGGTCACCGGCGAGGGCTCGTTCGACCACCAGTCGCTGCGCGGCAAGGTGGTCGCCGGCGTGGCCGGCGCGGCTCGCGACCGCGGCGTGCCCTGCGTGGTGCTGGCGGGACGGGTGAGCACCGGCCGGCGGGAAGCCGCCGCGGCCGGCGTGACCGAGGCGCACAGCCTGGTCGAGCACTTCGGCGGCGAGGAGCGCGGGGGAGTGGCCGCGGCGATGGAGCGCCCGGCCGAGGGGCTGCGGGCGCTCGGGGCCCGCCTGGCCGGCCAGTGGAGCCGCTGA
- the erpA gene encoding iron-sulfur cluster insertion protein ErpA, giving the protein MTTPAQTESTEATQAPSTVVLTDVAAQKVKALIEQEGRDDLRLRVAVQPGGCSGLRYQLFFDERSLDGDVVTDFGGVEVVVDRMSAPYLAGATIDFADRIDAQGFTIDNPNAGNSCACGDSFS; this is encoded by the coding sequence GTGACCACGCCAGCGCAGACCGAGTCGACCGAGGCCACGCAGGCCCCCAGCACCGTCGTCCTCACCGACGTCGCGGCGCAGAAGGTCAAGGCCCTGATCGAGCAGGAGGGCCGCGACGACCTGCGGCTCCGGGTCGCCGTGCAGCCGGGTGGCTGCTCCGGCCTGCGGTACCAGCTCTTCTTCGACGAGCGGTCGCTCGACGGTGACGTCGTCACCGACTTCGGCGGTGTCGAGGTCGTCGTCGACCGGATGAGCGCCCCCTACCTGGCCGGCGCCACCATCGACTTCGCCGACCGGATCGACGCCCAGGGCTTCACCATCGACAACCCGAACGCCGGCAACTCCTGCGCCTGCGGCGACTCCTTCAGCTGA
- a CDS encoding carbohydrate kinase family protein, with product MKIAVTGSIATDHLMSFPGRFADQLIADQLDKVSLSFLVDELVLRRGGTAANIAFGMAQLGLRPVLLGAVGADFADYRSWLERHGVDCDSVHVSEVAHTARFVCTTDTDMCQIASFYAGAMSEARNIELSPVAQRLGGLDLVLVSANDPAAMIRHSAECRDRGYSFVADPSQQLARMDGADVLGLIDGADYLMTNEYERSLLQSKAGLTDEQLLDRVKVRVTTLGKQGVEIAGREVGTIRVPIAREIQAVDPTGVGDGFRAGFFAALDWGVGLERAAQVGCLLATLVLENFGGQEYEVRRDLFVKRLAESYGDAAAEDVRPHLL from the coding sequence ATGAAGATCGCCGTGACCGGCTCGATCGCGACCGACCACCTGATGAGCTTCCCCGGCCGCTTCGCCGACCAGCTCATCGCCGACCAGCTCGACAAGGTCTCGCTGTCCTTCCTCGTCGACGAGCTGGTGCTGCGGCGCGGTGGCACCGCCGCCAACATCGCGTTCGGCATGGCCCAGCTCGGGCTGCGACCGGTGCTCCTCGGCGCCGTCGGCGCGGACTTCGCCGACTACCGCTCCTGGCTGGAGCGGCACGGCGTGGACTGCGACTCGGTGCACGTCAGCGAGGTGGCGCACACGGCCCGCTTCGTCTGCACCACCGACACCGACATGTGCCAGATCGCCTCCTTCTACGCCGGCGCGATGAGCGAGGCCCGCAACATCGAGCTGTCCCCGGTCGCGCAGCGGCTCGGCGGGCTGGACCTGGTGCTGGTCAGCGCCAACGACCCGGCCGCGATGATCCGGCACTCCGCCGAGTGCCGCGACCGCGGCTACTCCTTCGTCGCCGACCCGTCGCAGCAGCTCGCCCGGATGGACGGCGCGGACGTGCTCGGCCTGATCGACGGCGCCGACTACCTGATGACCAACGAGTACGAGCGGTCGCTGCTGCAGAGCAAGGCCGGTCTCACCGACGAGCAGCTGCTGGACCGGGTGAAGGTGCGGGTCACCACGCTGGGCAAGCAGGGCGTGGAGATCGCCGGCCGGGAGGTCGGCACCATCCGGGTGCCGATCGCGCGGGAGATCCAGGCGGTCGACCCGACCGGCGTCGGCGACGGCTTCCGGGCCGGCTTCTTCGCCGCGCTCGACTGGGGCGTCGGCCTGGAGCGCGCGGCCCAGGTCGGCTGCCTGCTGGCCACGCTCGTGCTGGAGAACTTCGGCGGCCAGGAGTACGAGGTCCGCCGGGACCTGTTCGTGAAGCGGCTCGCCGAGTCGTACGGCGACGCGGCCGCCGAGGACGTCCGGCCGCACCTGCTGTGA
- a CDS encoding AAA family ATPase yields the protein MTGVAGPAGGGVDPGVRAGAGGPLLVAFAGLPGVGKSTLAARVGAALRAPVLPVDPVERALGRHGLTGDVPGMAAYGAVAGLAEVQLGLGFSVVVDAVNPVASARGLWHDLAERAGVPLRVIEVHCGDEAEHRRRVEARPPEEHVTWEQTLRRRAEYEPLIGPRLVVDTAVAVDPLPGILAYLG from the coding sequence GTGACCGGCGTGGCGGGCCCGGCCGGCGGCGGGGTGGACCCGGGGGTCCGCGCCGGTGCCGGCGGCCCGCTGCTGGTCGCGTTCGCCGGGCTGCCCGGCGTGGGCAAGAGCACCCTGGCCGCCCGGGTCGGCGCGGCGTTGCGCGCCCCGGTGCTCCCGGTCGACCCGGTCGAACGGGCGCTGGGCCGCCACGGCCTCACCGGCGACGTGCCCGGCATGGCCGCCTACGGCGCGGTCGCCGGGCTGGCCGAGGTGCAGCTCGGCCTGGGGTTCAGCGTCGTGGTCGACGCGGTGAACCCGGTCGCCAGCGCGCGCGGCCTCTGGCACGACCTGGCCGAGCGGGCCGGGGTGCCGCTGCGGGTGATCGAGGTGCACTGCGGCGACGAGGCGGAGCACCGCCGCCGGGTCGAGGCCCGGCCGCCCGAGGAGCACGTCACCTGGGAACAGACGCTGCGGCGCCGGGCCGAGTACGAGCCGCTGATCGGCCCGCGCCTGGTGGTCGACACCGCCGTGGCGGTCGACCCGCTTCCCGGCATCCTCGCCTACCTGGGCTGA
- a CDS encoding sulfurtransferase TusA family protein, protein MSEPDEVLDCRGQRCPLPVINLARRVPGLPAGAVVRVLADDPAAAVDIPAWCRMRGHEFLAAHPHAGPAYDVRV, encoded by the coding sequence GTGAGCGAACCGGACGAGGTGCTCGACTGTCGGGGGCAGCGCTGCCCGCTGCCGGTGATCAATCTCGCTCGCCGGGTGCCCGGGTTGCCGGCCGGCGCGGTGGTCCGGGTGCTCGCCGACGACCCGGCCGCCGCGGTGGACATCCCGGCGTGGTGCCGGATGCGGGGGCACGAGTTCCTCGCCGCCCACCCGCACGCCGGGCCCGCCTACGACGTCCGGGTGTAA
- a CDS encoding cysteine desulfurase family protein, which translates to MDASPVYLDAASAAPLHPVARQAMLAALDDGWADPARLYAPARRARQLLDAAREAAAQTLGVRADELSFTPSGTAAAHAAVLGGLAGRRRAGATLVHSAIEHSAVLHAAQRHAAGGGDAVAVPVDRLGRLDLDAWAAAVTAPGVALAALIGASHEVGTVQPVPAAAELSAEAGVPLYVDAAQLVGRAPLPAGWSVLTASAHKWGGPPGVGLLVVRKGTRWESPYPADERESGRTPGVVNLPAVVAAAASLRAAAADAAAEAARLAPLVDRIRTRVAAEVPDVEVVGDPVDRLPHLVTFSCLYVDGEALLHALDRRGFAVSSGSSCTSSTLRPSHVLEAMGVLSHGNVRVSLHRETTEADVERFLAELPGIVAALRAEAGVTDL; encoded by the coding sequence ATGGACGCCTCCCCGGTCTACCTGGACGCCGCCAGCGCCGCTCCGCTCCACCCGGTGGCGCGGCAGGCGATGCTGGCCGCCCTGGACGACGGCTGGGCCGACCCGGCCCGGCTCTACGCGCCGGCCCGTCGGGCCCGCCAGCTCCTCGACGCCGCCCGGGAGGCCGCCGCACAGACGCTCGGCGTCCGCGCCGACGAGCTCTCCTTCACCCCCAGCGGTACGGCGGCGGCGCACGCCGCCGTACTCGGTGGCCTGGCCGGGCGGCGGCGGGCCGGGGCGACGCTCGTGCACTCGGCGATCGAGCACTCGGCGGTGCTGCACGCCGCGCAGCGGCATGCCGCCGGTGGGGGCGACGCGGTCGCCGTACCCGTGGACCGGCTGGGCCGGCTGGACCTGGACGCCTGGGCGGCGGCGGTGACCGCGCCCGGCGTGGCCCTCGCGGCGCTGATCGGGGCCAGCCACGAGGTGGGCACCGTGCAGCCGGTGCCCGCCGCGGCCGAGCTGTCCGCCGAGGCCGGGGTGCCGCTCTACGTGGACGCGGCGCAGCTGGTCGGCCGGGCGCCGCTGCCGGCGGGCTGGTCGGTGCTGACCGCCAGCGCGCACAAGTGGGGCGGCCCGCCCGGCGTCGGGCTGCTGGTGGTGCGCAAGGGCACCCGGTGGGAGTCGCCGTACCCGGCCGACGAGCGGGAGTCGGGGCGTACGCCGGGGGTGGTGAACCTGCCGGCGGTGGTGGCCGCGGCGGCGAGCCTGCGCGCGGCGGCGGCCGACGCGGCGGCCGAGGCGGCCCGGCTGGCGCCGCTGGTGGACCGGATCCGGACCCGGGTGGCGGCGGAGGTGCCGGACGTGGAGGTGGTCGGCGACCCGGTGGACCGGTTACCGCACCTGGTGACGTTCTCCTGCCTGTACGTGGACGGCGAGGCGCTGCTGCACGCGTTGGACCGGCGTGGCTTCGCGGTCTCCTCCGGCTCGTCCTGCACGTCCTCGACGTTGCGGCCGTCACATGTGCTGGAGGCGATGGGAGTGCTGTCGCACGGCAACGTGCGGGTGTCGCTGCACCGGGAGACCACCGAGGCGGACGTGGAGCGGTTCCTCGCCGAGCTGCCCGGGATCGTCGCGGCCCTGCGCGCCGAGGCGGGGGTGACCGACCTGTGA